In a single window of the Arthrobacter sp. StoSoilA2 genome:
- a CDS encoding iron ABC transporter permease — MTTDLSAPDIPQSAGSTTTAGKGKRPRPPFGVSTVSLLAVLIALFSLMPLGYVIFMTAATGWDTAVELIVRPRVGELLLNTIMLTVLTVPLCLILGVGGAWLVERTKLRGSRWWAVALAAPLAIPAFVNSYAWVSAVPSLQGIWSGVLIATLSYFPLVYIPAAATLGRLDPAIEQSAASLGLGSWAVFFRVVLPQLRIAMTGGGLLVALHLLAEYGAFAMIRFDTFTTAIMVQFQSTFNGAAGNMLASVLVFLCLLLLLAEVKSRGTARYARIGSGAQAKATRAPLGGYQAPAQLALLALTGLAFGLPVWFVLRWLSAGGAEVWAADEFLPALLQTLLYGAAGAAVTTIVAFPMAYLAVRHPSWFSKMLELSNYVTSSLPGIVVGLAFVTVSIRAVPGIYQSAGVLVAAYVLLFLPRALVNIRSGLAQAPKELDEAAQSLGKAPLVSFFRVTLRLTAPAAAGGAALVFLAIVNELTATLLLSPNGTRTLATEFWSKSSEIDYAGAAPYALLMIVLSAPMTYLLFQQSKKVAGQ, encoded by the coding sequence GTGACCACTGATCTATCGGCTCCCGACATTCCCCAGTCGGCAGGGAGCACGACGACGGCGGGCAAGGGCAAGCGCCCTCGCCCGCCATTCGGCGTTTCCACGGTGTCGTTGCTGGCAGTGTTGATTGCACTGTTTTCCCTGATGCCGCTGGGTTACGTCATCTTCATGACGGCAGCGACAGGCTGGGACACCGCCGTCGAACTCATTGTTCGCCCACGGGTTGGCGAACTGCTGTTGAACACCATCATGTTGACGGTCCTGACCGTGCCGTTGTGCCTCATTCTTGGGGTGGGCGGCGCATGGCTGGTTGAGCGCACCAAGCTACGGGGAAGCCGCTGGTGGGCCGTGGCACTGGCTGCTCCGCTCGCCATTCCCGCCTTCGTGAACAGCTACGCATGGGTATCGGCCGTACCTTCCCTGCAGGGCATCTGGTCCGGCGTACTGATAGCCACCCTGTCCTATTTCCCTTTGGTCTACATTCCCGCAGCCGCGACGCTGGGGCGGTTGGATCCGGCGATCGAACAATCCGCCGCGTCGCTTGGCCTGGGGTCCTGGGCCGTGTTCTTCCGGGTAGTGCTCCCGCAGCTTCGTATCGCAATGACCGGTGGTGGGTTGCTGGTGGCATTGCACCTCCTTGCGGAGTATGGCGCTTTCGCGATGATCCGCTTTGATACCTTCACGACGGCGATCATGGTCCAGTTCCAGTCGACGTTCAACGGTGCCGCCGGAAACATGCTGGCCAGTGTCCTGGTCTTCCTCTGCCTTCTTCTTCTCCTTGCCGAGGTCAAGAGCCGTGGCACAGCCCGCTACGCGCGGATTGGTTCAGGCGCCCAAGCGAAAGCAACGCGGGCTCCCCTGGGCGGATACCAAGCTCCGGCGCAGCTCGCTTTGCTGGCCCTGACAGGGCTGGCGTTTGGGCTTCCTGTCTGGTTCGTCCTGCGCTGGCTTTCTGCCGGAGGCGCCGAGGTTTGGGCCGCCGACGAATTCCTGCCCGCGTTGCTGCAGACCCTCCTGTACGGAGCTGCCGGTGCCGCAGTTACCACGATCGTGGCTTTTCCCATGGCCTACCTGGCAGTTCGTCATCCCAGCTGGTTCAGCAAGATGCTTGAACTGTCCAACTACGTGACCAGCTCCCTGCCCGGAATCGTTGTGGGCCTCGCGTTCGTCACCGTCAGCATCCGCGCAGTTCCCGGCATCTACCAAAGTGCCGGAGTGCTGGTGGCCGCCTATGTCCTGCTCTTCCTTCCCCGGGCGCTGGTCAACATCCGCTCCGGGCTGGCCCAGGCACCCAAAGAGCTCGATGAAGCCGCTCAATCCCTTGGCAAAGCTCCGCTGGTGTCCTTTTTCAGGGTGACCTTGCGGCTGACGGCCCCGGCTGCGGCAGGTGGTGCTGCACTGGTCTTCCTGGCCATCGTCAACGAACTCACGGCCACCCTCCTTCTCTCGCCCAATGGAACCCGCACCCTGGCAACGGAGTTCTGGAGCAAGAGCAGCGAGATCGACTACGCAGGCGCTGCGCCCTATGCGCTGTTGATGATCGTGCTTTCCGCCCCGATGACCTACCTTCTTTTCCAACAGTCCAAGAAAGTTGCCGGACAGTGA
- a CDS encoding ABC transporter ATP-binding protein: MTEQSPPRLPSPRVAPSIVPTTNTHLDIAEVTKNFGSQAVLKGVNLSVAKGGTTAIVGPSGSGKTTLLRLIAGFEHPDTGTISLNGSTVAGDGVWFPAHKRQVGYVAQDGALFPHLTVGQNVAFGLDSGKLDGGRRAVASRVQELLEMVSLDASMAKRRPHQLSGGQQQRVALARALAREPELMLLDEPFSALDAGLRVATRRAVANVLNAAGVTTILVTHDQAEALSFADQVAIMRGGKLAQIGNPFVVYTRPADRATAEFLGDAVILDAWMEGSLATCSLGGIPVRRPPAQGKVQLMLRPEQIRIAPDGPIRGVVVDTDYFGPETTVRIRLAAYTAADGVLSGNGHRYPGGGEIITIRHWNASITKPGTELSLRVVGEGVAFAPEA; encoded by the coding sequence GTGACCGAACAATCTCCCCCCAGGCTCCCGTCACCGCGCGTGGCGCCATCCATTGTGCCCACCACCAACACGCACTTGGACATCGCTGAGGTCACAAAGAATTTCGGTTCCCAGGCTGTGTTGAAGGGCGTCAACCTTTCCGTTGCCAAGGGCGGAACGACCGCCATCGTTGGCCCTTCCGGCTCCGGCAAAACTACGCTGCTTCGCTTGATCGCAGGTTTCGAGCACCCAGACACCGGCACTATTTCGCTGAACGGCTCAACGGTTGCGGGCGATGGCGTGTGGTTTCCTGCGCACAAACGCCAGGTGGGATACGTCGCCCAGGATGGGGCTCTTTTCCCGCATTTGACCGTGGGACAGAACGTCGCTTTTGGACTGGATTCGGGAAAGCTCGACGGCGGACGGCGGGCTGTAGCGTCCCGCGTCCAGGAGCTGCTCGAAATGGTGTCGCTGGATGCGTCCATGGCAAAGCGGCGGCCGCACCAGTTGTCCGGCGGGCAGCAACAGCGCGTCGCCCTGGCGCGTGCCCTGGCCCGCGAACCCGAGCTCATGTTGTTGGACGAGCCGTTCTCCGCACTCGACGCCGGACTCCGGGTAGCTACCCGGCGGGCAGTGGCCAACGTGCTCAACGCGGCCGGCGTTACAACCATCCTCGTAACGCACGACCAAGCGGAAGCCCTTTCCTTTGCCGACCAGGTAGCCATCATGCGTGGAGGCAAGCTGGCACAAATTGGCAACCCCTTTGTGGTCTACACCCGCCCAGCAGACCGCGCCACGGCCGAATTCCTCGGCGACGCCGTGATCCTGGACGCGTGGATGGAAGGGTCCCTGGCCACGTGTTCCCTGGGCGGGATTCCTGTCCGCCGGCCACCAGCACAGGGCAAAGTGCAGCTCATGCTCCGCCCGGAGCAAATACGCATCGCACCCGACGGCCCGATCCGGGGCGTCGTTGTGGATACGGACTACTTCGGTCCCGAAACGACCGTCCGAATAAGGCTCGCCGCTTACACCGCGGCGGACGGCGTCCTATCCGGAAATGGCCACCGCTACCCCGGCGGCGGCGAGATCATCACCATCCGGCACTGGAACGCGTCCATCACCAAGCCCGGCACGGAGCTCAGCCTTCGCGTCGTGGGCGAAGGCGTGGCGTTCGCGCCCGAAGCCTGA